GTTCATAAATTCCTCGCATTAGCAGTCAGAGACGTTAACTACAATAATTGCTCATTATATTGGACAAATCAAAACTCGAATAGGTTGCGGCGGGGCGAAGCCCCGCCGCAACCTATTCGGTTTTTAAAGATACGCTTAAATTGCCAGCTCTAATCTTTAGGTTTAAGCGCATTTTTAAAGCCTAAAACCAGCAAAATATTGGTCATTGTTAAAAACGACTCTGCACTTCCATGTAACCAATCAACATTAGCTAAGGCTTCGTTATATTGTGTCTGAGCATAAATCCCTGCGGGAATCGTAATCGCCACAAAAACTAACGTGCCATAAAATCCCCAAAGTCCCAGTTTAGGAAATTGCTTTGATTTAGTAGCAAACCAGAGAAAAGCAAGATAGGGGAAAAGAGACAATCCAAATAAGGCTTCTTTGGGCATCGGTTCTGGTTAGATAAGCTTAGGTAATCAAGATTAGAATAAATTTAGTGACAGAATTATTAGATCTCAGCAATAATGTTCCTGTCACACCAACAAAGTGATTGTCAATAAAACCACTAAAGATTGAAAACTTGCACAAATCACTAAATTTTCATATAGCACCTAATTAATACTTCTTTCTAAATTTACCTAGTCTGCAAGAAAGTATTTGCTTACACTTCACACTCTATTTCACACTACTGTGCTATGTTGAAAATAATAAATATTGGGTAATATATTTCTACCCATTGGTCTAAGTGTGATCGTTTTTTCTAAAAATTTTAAGAAGGATGTAACCAGTGGTTACCTTTAATCCATTTACTGCACCACCACCTGAAGAAGTGCCATTAAAGGATGCACCTCTTATTCGAGTAATTGCACAGGTGAGATTTCCACCTATTCTCTCTATAGAGAAGAGAGATTTTGTTGGGGCATTTCAAGAGTCAATTCGCGATAACTACCCCATTCTACAACCAGAACAAACTAAAGGATTTGCTTTTGATGACCAAGGCGTTGTTCCAATCATTCCTCAATTAACTTGGCGTTTTGTAGACGTAGTAGATAACTGGAATTGGAGAGTTTCGCTTGCACCTAGTTTTGTCGCACTTGAAACAACTGCTTATTTAAGTCGCTATGATTTTTTAAAGCGTCTACAAAGTGTACTTATTGCTCTTAATGAAAATTTTAAGCCCGCAAGTATTGATCGATTTGGGTTGCGATATATCGATAGAGTTGTTGGTCAAAATTTGCAAGATATATCCTTACTTGTAAAGCCTCAGATAGCTGGAATGATATCTACTGATTTTAGAGAGTACATCTATCAAACTATCAATGAATCTTTGTTAATTAGTCCAGATAGCGGTGAACAAATTGTTGCAAGATGGGGATCTTTACCTAGTGGAGTGACTTTTGATCCTAGTGCAATTGCCCCCATTGCTGAACCCAGCTGGATTCTTGATTTGGATATGTCACTTTCAAAAAATCGAGGGTTTAATATTGAATCTTTGATACTTGAAGGACAGAATTTCTCTGAAAGAATTTATACTTTTTTCCGATGGGCAGTAAATAATGATTTTTTGAGGCGTTTTGGAGGTGAATTATGACTATTATGTTAAGGGAGAATCCCGAGCTACTATCAGTTACCTCTGCGCTTGAAACTATAAGACAAGAAAAAAATTATTACTCTAGAGCTTTTATATTTCATTCTGGCACAACTGCTTGTACCGTAACCGCCGAGCAAAATCTTCTAGCTACGGTAGAGATGACAACTAGCGGGATAAGCTTGCCATCAACCACTTCGCCAGAAGCCACACAAAAATCTCTTAGCGAATTGCGAAGATTAAGTGGGCTAACTTGGGATCAGCTTGCCAAACTTTTTAATGTTTCACGCAGAAGTCTTCATTTTTGGGCAAGTGGGCAACCTCTATCTAGCTTTAACGAAGAGCATCTGAATCGCCTATTAAGTACCATCCAATACATTGATCGAGGAAGTGCCAGTCTTAATCGGACTTTGTTAATGAAACCTGACAATAATGGTAATCTACTTTTTGATCTTTTAATTGCAGGTCAATACGAAAAATTCAAGCAGATCGTTGGTACTAATAATGCGCCCCAAAAAGCACAATTAGGCTCTTTATCAAGGAATGTTTATAAAGCACGTATGCCTCAGAATCCAGCAGATCTGGTTGATGCTCTTCAAGATCCTATCCATCGTGAAGTTGGAGAATATAGAATCGCTAGAGTTGCAAGGAGCCGAAAAAATAGTAGTGGTCAATGAGCATGAAGTTTGGGTTCAGGCAGTAGATTTTGCTCTGAGAGATTGGAGTCAAGGTGATTGTGTAATTGGCGAACAATGGTTTGTTTTTCGATTCAATCCTCAATGTCCTTTGACTCCTGAATCTATTGATGTAGCACAAGAGGATGCTGATCTTACAGAATCCAAGGTTAAAGGGCTGGTTGTAGTCACACAAACTTGTGATATTGTCCGTTCTTGCAAAGAGAGACCATTTGTTGAGGTTGTACCTCTAGTAGAAGTTGGAACGCAACTTTTGTCCGAGATTAAGCGAATTAGACGACCTCGATATGCTTACATTCCAGGGGTTGAAGAGTTTAATCTTGTCGCTGACTTAGATCTCGTAATGACAGTAGAGAAAGGAGTTGTAGCACAGTGGAACCGCAAACTGGGTTGTCCTACCGATGATGATGTTAGATCATTTGGACAAGCTCTGGCACGGAAGCGCAGTAGATTTGCATTCCCCGATGACTTTAATGATTTTGCCAAGAAACTTCAAACCCGTCTAAGAGATAAACATAGCAAAGCTACAGATGAAGGCGAAGCGCTTCGTGCTTTACGGGAGATTAGAGTACGTGCAGAACC
This genomic stretch from Pseudanabaena galeata CCNP1313 harbors:
- a CDS encoding DUF3593 domain-containing protein, with amino-acid sequence MPKEALFGLSLFPYLAFLWFATKSKQFPKLGLWGFYGTLVFVAITIPAGIYAQTQYNEALANVDWLHGSAESFLTMTNILLVLGFKNALKPKD
- a CDS encoding TIGR04255 family protein, producing the protein MVTFNPFTAPPPEEVPLKDAPLIRVIAQVRFPPILSIEKRDFVGAFQESIRDNYPILQPEQTKGFAFDDQGVVPIIPQLTWRFVDVVDNWNWRVSLAPSFVALETTAYLSRYDFLKRLQSVLIALNENFKPASIDRFGLRYIDRVVGQNLQDISLLVKPQIAGMISTDFREYIYQTINESLLISPDSGEQIVARWGSLPSGVTFDPSAIAPIAEPSWILDLDMSLSKNRGFNIESLILEGQNFSERIYTFFRWAVNNDFLRRFGGEL